Proteins encoded together in one Pseudomonas sp. Seg1 window:
- the smpB gene encoding SsrA-binding protein SmpB, giving the protein MAKQKKHPTGTIAQNKKARHDYFIEHKFEAGLVLAGWEVKSLRASKLQLVDSYVLLKDGEAWLLGSHITPLMTASTHVIADPVRTRKLLLNRRELEKLAAAVQQKGYACVCLSWYWSKHMVKCEIALGKGKKEYDKRDTERERDAGRELQRAVRNKGKED; this is encoded by the coding sequence ATGGCTAAACAGAAGAAACACCCAACAGGGACCATCGCGCAGAACAAAAAGGCGCGACACGATTACTTCATCGAACACAAGTTCGAGGCTGGTCTGGTCCTGGCCGGCTGGGAAGTAAAAAGTCTGCGGGCAAGCAAGCTGCAACTGGTCGACAGTTACGTGCTGCTCAAGGATGGCGAAGCGTGGCTGCTCGGCAGTCACATCACGCCTCTGATGACCGCAAGCACCCACGTCATCGCCGACCCGGTGCGCACGCGCAAATTGCTGCTCAACCGCCGCGAGCTGGAAAAGCTTGCGGCGGCCGTGCAGCAAAAGGGTTACGCCTGCGTATGCCTGTCCTGGTATTGGAGCAAGCACATGGTCAAGTGCGAGATTGCTCTGGGCAAGGGCAAGAAGGAATACGACAAGCGTGACACCGAGCGTGAGCGCGATGCCGGTCGTGAGCTGCAGCGTGCCGTGCGCAACAAGGGCAAGGAAGATTAA
- a CDS encoding sodium-dependent transporter has translation MSTDKVSVHGSWASRWVFILAATGSAVGLGSIWKFPYMVGVYGGGAFVLMFLACIALIGIPVMLAETLIGRRARQSPANALKVLALEAGHSAKWSWGAFAGMITALLILSFYSVVGGWSLDYIVDMGRGDFQGATADQVGAYFGNVIADPWRLTLWHTVFMLLSALVIAKGVVAGLERSLRIMMPLLFVMVLVLLGYSMTTGHFMEGVHFMFDFHPEKVLDGLLPAMGHAFFSLSVGVGSIMIYGAYMPKNTSLSGTVVGVALLDTFVSLVAGLALFPIVFAGGLNPSEGPGLMFVSLPFAFGNVAFGQLMGVVFFVLVAIAAWSSAISLLEPMVAYLVERTKVSRAWVTFWLAFICWFVGLGTVFSFNIWKEAKFFVNEGGMFHLYQWGAAGGLDFFGVIDFFTSRIMLPLGGLCFVLFAGWVMGREAVRDELSIRHPALFALSLFLMRYVAPIGIVVVFAAQLWK, from the coding sequence ATGTCGACAGACAAGGTTTCTGTCCACGGCAGTTGGGCTAGCCGCTGGGTATTCATACTCGCCGCGACCGGTTCGGCCGTGGGACTGGGTAGTATCTGGAAGTTCCCCTACATGGTCGGGGTCTACGGCGGCGGCGCCTTTGTGCTGATGTTTCTGGCGTGCATCGCACTGATCGGGATCCCGGTCATGCTCGCTGAAACCCTGATCGGCCGGCGCGCTCGGCAGAGTCCGGCGAACGCCTTGAAGGTGCTGGCACTGGAAGCCGGGCACTCGGCCAAGTGGTCTTGGGGCGCGTTTGCCGGGATGATCACGGCATTGTTGATCCTGTCTTTCTATAGCGTGGTCGGCGGCTGGTCGCTGGACTACATTGTCGATATGGGTCGCGGCGACTTCCAGGGCGCCACCGCCGATCAGGTCGGCGCCTATTTCGGCAATGTCATTGCCGACCCATGGCGCCTGACACTTTGGCACACAGTTTTCATGCTGCTTTCGGCGCTGGTGATCGCCAAGGGCGTGGTCGCCGGTCTTGAGCGCAGTTTGCGCATCATGATGCCGCTACTGTTCGTGATGGTGCTGGTGCTGCTGGGTTACAGCATGACCACCGGGCATTTCATGGAGGGCGTGCATTTCATGTTCGATTTCCACCCGGAAAAGGTCCTCGACGGCTTGTTGCCGGCCATGGGGCACGCGTTTTTCTCGCTGAGCGTAGGCGTGGGCTCGATCATGATCTACGGTGCTTACATGCCGAAGAACACGTCGCTGTCCGGCACGGTGGTTGGCGTAGCGCTGCTTGATACCTTCGTGTCGCTGGTGGCCGGCCTGGCCTTGTTCCCGATTGTATTCGCTGGCGGGCTGAACCCTAGCGAGGGGCCTGGCTTGATGTTCGTCAGTCTGCCATTTGCTTTCGGTAACGTGGCTTTTGGCCAACTGATGGGCGTTGTGTTCTTTGTTCTGGTGGCGATTGCTGCCTGGAGTTCGGCGATTTCTCTGCTGGAGCCGATGGTTGCCTATCTGGTTGAACGCACGAAAGTCAGCCGTGCCTGGGTGACTTTCTGGTTGGCATTCATTTGCTGGTTCGTCGGTCTGGGCACGGTGTTTTCCTTCAATATCTGGAAGGAAGCCAAATTTTTCGTGAACGAAGGCGGGATGTTCCATCTCTACCAATGGGGGGCAGCGGGCGGTCTGGATTTCTTCGGCGTGATCGACTTCTTCACCTCGCGAATCATGTTGCCACTCGGCGGATTGTGCTTCGTGCTGTTCGCCGGTTGGGTGATGGGGCGTGAAGCGGTACGTGACGAGTTGTCTATCCGTCACCCGGCATTGTTTGCCCTGTCCTTGTTTTTGATGCGCTACGTGGCGCCCATCGGCATTGTTGTAGTGTTTGCCGCTCAGCTCTGGAAGTAA
- a CDS encoding FCD domain-containing protein, with amino-acid sequence MGFDQIRQRRLSDDIVERLEGMILEGTLKSGERLPAERTLAEQFGVSRPSLREAIQKLAAKGLLVSRQGGGNYVVESLGSTFSDPLLQLLESNPEAQRDLLEFRHTLEASCAYYAALRATDVDRERLTAAFEELQDCYTRHDDVSRAEEGAADAKFHLAIAEASHNAVLLHTIRGLFDLLKRNVVTNIGGMYKQRTETRDMLITQHRELYLAIIEGRAEQAREVSSRHILYVQEVLEEVRQEVQRMARAERRKGM; translated from the coding sequence ATGGGGTTTGATCAGATACGTCAGCGCCGTTTGTCTGACGACATTGTCGAGCGGCTCGAGGGGATGATTCTCGAAGGCACGCTGAAGTCCGGTGAGCGGCTGCCAGCGGAGCGCACGCTGGCCGAGCAATTTGGCGTATCACGTCCGTCGCTGCGTGAGGCGATTCAAAAACTGGCGGCCAAGGGTCTGCTGGTCAGTCGCCAGGGCGGCGGCAATTATGTGGTGGAAAGCCTGGGTTCGACCTTTAGCGATCCTCTTCTGCAATTGCTCGAAAGCAATCCCGAGGCGCAGCGTGACTTGCTGGAATTTCGGCACACTCTGGAGGCATCGTGCGCCTATTACGCTGCATTGCGCGCTACCGATGTTGATCGCGAGCGTCTGACAGCCGCATTCGAAGAGCTGCAGGATTGCTACACGCGTCACGACGATGTCAGTCGGGCGGAGGAGGGTGCGGCGGATGCGAAGTTTCATCTGGCGATTGCCGAAGCCAGTCATAACGCCGTGTTGCTGCACACCATTCGCGGGCTGTTCGATCTGCTCAAGCGCAACGTCGTGACCAACATCGGCGGGATGTACAAACAGCGCACGGAAACCCGCGACATGCTGATCACTCAGCATCGGGAATTGTATCTGGCGATTATCGAAGGTCGTGCAGAGCAGGCAAGGGAAGTCTCCAGTCGACACATTTTGTATGTGCAGGAAGTGCTGGAGGAGGTGCGCCAGGAGGTTCAGCGCATGGCTCGGGCGGAGCGGCGCAAGGGGATGTGA
- a CDS encoding RnfH family protein → MVESVIGIEVVYAAVDRQVLRTVSVPEGITVREALLKSGIGDEFPELDLAECPVGIFGKVIADPQVRLIQAGDRIEIYRPLLADPKEVRRLRAAKAAAAKAREQ, encoded by the coding sequence ATGGTTGAGTCGGTGATCGGGATAGAGGTCGTGTATGCGGCCGTTGACCGTCAGGTCTTGCGCACGGTCAGTGTTCCCGAAGGGATTACCGTGCGGGAGGCGTTGCTCAAGTCTGGGATTGGCGACGAGTTCCCGGAGCTTGATCTGGCGGAGTGCCCGGTAGGGATCTTTGGCAAAGTGATTGCCGATCCTCAGGTTCGCCTGATTCAAGCGGGGGATCGTATCGAAATTTATCGCCCGCTGCTCGCCGATCCCAAAGAAGTGCGGCGCTTGCGTGCCGCCAAGGCTGCGGCGGCGAAAGCTCGAGAGCAGTAA
- a CDS encoding type II toxin-antitoxin system RatA family toxin, translating into MTTHIQRSALLPYPAQFLYDLVNDVARYPEFLPWCSSAEVLESSPEHMRASVGVAKGGLSQHFVTRNTLVPGQSIEMNLEEGPFNQLHGVWVFKALNEKACKISLDLSFDYAGPLVRATLGPLFNQAANTLVDAFCQRAKQMHG; encoded by the coding sequence ATGACGACACATATTCAACGATCTGCCCTGCTGCCTTATCCGGCGCAGTTCCTTTATGACCTGGTCAACGACGTGGCGCGGTACCCGGAGTTCTTGCCGTGGTGCTCGTCTGCTGAAGTGCTGGAAAGTTCGCCCGAGCATATGCGTGCCAGTGTGGGAGTGGCCAAGGGCGGGCTCAGTCAGCATTTCGTGACGCGCAACACGCTGGTGCCGGGGCAGTCGATCGAGATGAACCTCGAAGAAGGGCCTTTCAATCAGTTGCACGGTGTCTGGGTGTTCAAGGCGTTGAACGAGAAGGCGTGCAAGATCAGTCTGGATCTGTCCTTCGATTACGCGGGCCCGCTGGTGCGAGCTACGCTGGGACCGTTGTTCAATCAGGCAGCGAACACGCTGGTGGATGCATTCTGCCAGCGCGCCAAGCAGATGCATGGTTGA